A single Venturia canescens isolate UGA chromosome 1, ASM1945775v1, whole genome shotgun sequence DNA region contains:
- the TBC1D16 gene encoding TBC1 domain family member 16 isoform X1 — MPLPSILKKASSYILGDGNQDCRRLLYQDGEALFCKNNVCVHPPTLLRQHCDVVHHPGYMTLTCKLDKNTNVPTLHLSWIPNSTLRKHPTTLENLTPKKNQHCNNPHGKIPEETNGGKYENEDERLDVCLEVKEPISCSDCERVCSGGKSRKPSIESGATAESSDKPETEDTEKPGVPGISEIDNPVSKVDSEQTDKHSESNCETDEKVSNDDKLCNTRAHRLRSDSLDSRIFENGCSGDRRNVDTGDLKNSLRDDISVKSRSMSLTSTCSLSIGGSTDGNHSEEFPTWMRSPELLALQHNLTFPESATASPVTLRRAHRCRRFSVDLSQMRSLRLFFADPACTSGQLVVASRESQYKILHFHHGGLDRLAATLHQWHQLLYPRQDTDQEEILPYRHFMVCRPEVSRDELHPEEGQVPMITSLAWQDLLNERGQVEEDLALRKGIFFGGLEPGLRKIVWPFLLHCYSYQSTYDDREQIDAIRRQEYDEIERQRYGMSPEEAERFWRNVVCIVEKDVVRTDRGNPYYAGEDNPNIEIMKNILLNYAVYNCRLGYTQGMSDLLAPLLAELNSEIDAFWCFAGLMQRSVAVCTPTDTDMDRNLCYLRELIRVMVPDFYSHLEKHADALELLFCHRWILLCLKREFPTEVALVMWEACWVNYLTDYFHLFLCLAIMCVYADDVIAQDLRTDEMLLHFSSLAMYMDGNVIIRKARGLLYHFRLLDRLPCTLAGLCRQCGPGMWDSSHDPVIECIGHEDSPCPYVENYQSSKY; from the exons ATGCCTCTACcaagtattttgaaaaaagctaGCAGTTACATATTAGGTGACGGTAATCAAGACTGTCGTAGGTTATTGTATCAGGATGGTGAAGCccttttttgtaaaaacaatGTCTGTGTGCACCCACCAACGCTGTTGAGACAACACTGCGACGTCGTACATCATCCCGGTTACATGACATTGACGTGCAAACTGGATAAAAACACGAATGTACCTACACTTCATCTGAGTTGGATACCGAACAGTACACTAAGAAAACATCCAACGACATTGGAAAATCTGACgcctaaaaaaaatcaacactgTAATAATCCACACGGTAAAATACCAGAAGAAACGAACGGCGGAAAGTACGAAAACGAGGACGAACGATTGGACGTTTGTTTGGAGGTTAAAGAGCCGATAAGCTGCAGCGATTGCGAGAGGGTATGTTCTGGCGGTAAATCGAGGAAACCAAGCATCGAGAGTGGCGCCACTGCTGAGTCCTCTGACAAACCGGAGACGGAAGACACGGAAAAACCGGGCGTCCCTGGTATATCGGAAATTGATAACCCCGTATCGAAAGTAGACTCGGAACAAACGGATAAGCATAGTGAATCGAATTGCGAGACcgatgaaaaagtttcgaatGACGATAAACTATGCAATACCAGAGCTCATCGTTTGCGATCGGATTCACTAGattcaagaattttcgaaaatggcTGTTCCGGGGATCGTCGAAATGTGGATACTGGggacttgaaaaattctttgcgCGACGATATCAGTGTCAAAAGTCGCAGCATGTCTCTGACATCGACCTGTAGCCTTTCCATTGGGGGATCAACGGATGGTAATCATT CTGAAGAATTTCCCACGTGGATGCGATCCCCAGAGTTGTTGGCTCTCCAGCACAATCTCACGTTTCCCGAGAGCGCAACCGCGTCTCCCGTCACACTGCGTCGTGCACATCGATGTCGACGTTTCTCCGTTGATCTCAGTCAAATGAGATCGCTGAGATTGTTCTTCGCCGATCCTGCGTGTACCAGTGGACAATTGGTAGTGGCGAGTCGTGAAAGTCAGTACAAAATTCTCCACTTTCATCACGGTGGATTGGACAGATTAGCCGCGACGTTGCATCAATGGCATCAACTTCTTTACCCTCGACAAGACACGGATCAAGAAGAAATATTGCCTTATCG GCACTTCATGGTGTGCAGACCGGAAGTGAGCAGAGACGAGTTGCATCCTGAGGAGGGTCAAGTACCGATGATAACTTCTCTGGCTTGGCAAGATTTGCTCAACGAACGTGGTCAAGTGGAGGAGGATCTTGCGCTCCGAAAAGGCATTTTCTTTGGTGGTCTCGAACCGGGCTTGAGAAAAATAGTTTGGCCTTTTTTGCTGCATTGTTACTCGTACCAAAGCACCTACGACGACCGAGAACAAATCGATGCTATAAGGAGGCAAGAATACGATGAAATTGAGAGACAGAGATACGGAATGAGCCCCGAAGAGGCTGAACGCTTTTGGCGCAATGTCGTTTGCATCGTTGAGAAAGACGTCGTTCGAACTGATCGAGGAAATCCTTATTACGCTGGAGAGGACAATCCTAACATCGAAATAATGAa GAACATACTGCTCAATTACGCGGTTTACAACTGTCGTCTCGGCTATACACAGGGAATGTCCGACCTGCTTGCACCGCTTTTAGCCGAATTAAATTCAGAGATCGATGCCTTCTGGTGTTTCGCCGGTCTGATGCAGAGATCCGTGGCCGTTTGTACACCGACTGACACAGATATGGATCGCAATTTATGCTATCTCAGAGAATTGATAAGAGTCATGGTGCCCGATTTTTATTCCCATCTCGAAAAACACGCGGATGCGCTCGAGCTGCTTTTCTGTCATCGTTGGATACTTTT ATGCCTCAAACGCGAATTCCCGACGGAAGTTGCATTAGTAATGTGGGAAGCCTGTTGGGTTAATTACCTCACGGACTACTTCCACTTATTTCTCTGTCTCGCGATAATGTGCGTTTACGCGGACGACGTAATAGCCCAAGATTTACGAACGGACGAGATGTTGTTGCACTTCAGTTCATTGGCGATGTACATGGACGGAAATGTCATAATAAGGAAAGCTCGTGGTCTGCTTTATCATTTCCGCCTTTTGGATCGGTTACCTTGCACTTTGGCGGGCTTGTGTCGTCAGTGCGGTCCGGGTATGTGGGACAGTAGTCACGATCCGGTTATCGAGTGCATTGGTCACGAAGACTCGCCATGCCCGTACGTCGAAAATTACCAATCGTCTAAGTACTAA
- the TBC1D16 gene encoding TBC1 domain family member 16 isoform X2 has protein sequence MPLPSILKKASSYILGDGNQDCRRLLYQDGEALFCKNNVCVHPPTLLRQHCDVVHHPGYMTLTCKLDKNTNVPTLHLSWIPNSTLRKHPTTLENLTPKKNQHCNNPHGKIPEETNGGKYENEDERLDVCLEVKEPISCSDCERVCSGGKSRKPSIESGATAESSDKPETEDTEKPGVPGISEIDNPVSKVDSEQTDKHSESNCETDEKVSNDDKLCNTRAHRLRSDSLDSRIFENGCSGDRRNVDTGDLKNSLRDDISVKSRSMSLTSTCSLSIGGSTDAEEFPTWMRSPELLALQHNLTFPESATASPVTLRRAHRCRRFSVDLSQMRSLRLFFADPACTSGQLVVASRESQYKILHFHHGGLDRLAATLHQWHQLLYPRQDTDQEEILPYRHFMVCRPEVSRDELHPEEGQVPMITSLAWQDLLNERGQVEEDLALRKGIFFGGLEPGLRKIVWPFLLHCYSYQSTYDDREQIDAIRRQEYDEIERQRYGMSPEEAERFWRNVVCIVEKDVVRTDRGNPYYAGEDNPNIEIMKNILLNYAVYNCRLGYTQGMSDLLAPLLAELNSEIDAFWCFAGLMQRSVAVCTPTDTDMDRNLCYLRELIRVMVPDFYSHLEKHADALELLFCHRWILLCLKREFPTEVALVMWEACWVNYLTDYFHLFLCLAIMCVYADDVIAQDLRTDEMLLHFSSLAMYMDGNVIIRKARGLLYHFRLLDRLPCTLAGLCRQCGPGMWDSSHDPVIECIGHEDSPCPYVENYQSSKY, from the exons ATGCCTCTACcaagtattttgaaaaaagctaGCAGTTACATATTAGGTGACGGTAATCAAGACTGTCGTAGGTTATTGTATCAGGATGGTGAAGCccttttttgtaaaaacaatGTCTGTGTGCACCCACCAACGCTGTTGAGACAACACTGCGACGTCGTACATCATCCCGGTTACATGACATTGACGTGCAAACTGGATAAAAACACGAATGTACCTACACTTCATCTGAGTTGGATACCGAACAGTACACTAAGAAAACATCCAACGACATTGGAAAATCTGACgcctaaaaaaaatcaacactgTAATAATCCACACGGTAAAATACCAGAAGAAACGAACGGCGGAAAGTACGAAAACGAGGACGAACGATTGGACGTTTGTTTGGAGGTTAAAGAGCCGATAAGCTGCAGCGATTGCGAGAGGGTATGTTCTGGCGGTAAATCGAGGAAACCAAGCATCGAGAGTGGCGCCACTGCTGAGTCCTCTGACAAACCGGAGACGGAAGACACGGAAAAACCGGGCGTCCCTGGTATATCGGAAATTGATAACCCCGTATCGAAAGTAGACTCGGAACAAACGGATAAGCATAGTGAATCGAATTGCGAGACcgatgaaaaagtttcgaatGACGATAAACTATGCAATACCAGAGCTCATCGTTTGCGATCGGATTCACTAGattcaagaattttcgaaaatggcTGTTCCGGGGATCGTCGAAATGTGGATACTGGggacttgaaaaattctttgcgCGACGATATCAGTGTCAAAAGTCGCAGCATGTCTCTGACATCGACCTGTAGCCTTTCCATTGGGGGATCAACGGATG CTGAAGAATTTCCCACGTGGATGCGATCCCCAGAGTTGTTGGCTCTCCAGCACAATCTCACGTTTCCCGAGAGCGCAACCGCGTCTCCCGTCACACTGCGTCGTGCACATCGATGTCGACGTTTCTCCGTTGATCTCAGTCAAATGAGATCGCTGAGATTGTTCTTCGCCGATCCTGCGTGTACCAGTGGACAATTGGTAGTGGCGAGTCGTGAAAGTCAGTACAAAATTCTCCACTTTCATCACGGTGGATTGGACAGATTAGCCGCGACGTTGCATCAATGGCATCAACTTCTTTACCCTCGACAAGACACGGATCAAGAAGAAATATTGCCTTATCG GCACTTCATGGTGTGCAGACCGGAAGTGAGCAGAGACGAGTTGCATCCTGAGGAGGGTCAAGTACCGATGATAACTTCTCTGGCTTGGCAAGATTTGCTCAACGAACGTGGTCAAGTGGAGGAGGATCTTGCGCTCCGAAAAGGCATTTTCTTTGGTGGTCTCGAACCGGGCTTGAGAAAAATAGTTTGGCCTTTTTTGCTGCATTGTTACTCGTACCAAAGCACCTACGACGACCGAGAACAAATCGATGCTATAAGGAGGCAAGAATACGATGAAATTGAGAGACAGAGATACGGAATGAGCCCCGAAGAGGCTGAACGCTTTTGGCGCAATGTCGTTTGCATCGTTGAGAAAGACGTCGTTCGAACTGATCGAGGAAATCCTTATTACGCTGGAGAGGACAATCCTAACATCGAAATAATGAa GAACATACTGCTCAATTACGCGGTTTACAACTGTCGTCTCGGCTATACACAGGGAATGTCCGACCTGCTTGCACCGCTTTTAGCCGAATTAAATTCAGAGATCGATGCCTTCTGGTGTTTCGCCGGTCTGATGCAGAGATCCGTGGCCGTTTGTACACCGACTGACACAGATATGGATCGCAATTTATGCTATCTCAGAGAATTGATAAGAGTCATGGTGCCCGATTTTTATTCCCATCTCGAAAAACACGCGGATGCGCTCGAGCTGCTTTTCTGTCATCGTTGGATACTTTT ATGCCTCAAACGCGAATTCCCGACGGAAGTTGCATTAGTAATGTGGGAAGCCTGTTGGGTTAATTACCTCACGGACTACTTCCACTTATTTCTCTGTCTCGCGATAATGTGCGTTTACGCGGACGACGTAATAGCCCAAGATTTACGAACGGACGAGATGTTGTTGCACTTCAGTTCATTGGCGATGTACATGGACGGAAATGTCATAATAAGGAAAGCTCGTGGTCTGCTTTATCATTTCCGCCTTTTGGATCGGTTACCTTGCACTTTGGCGGGCTTGTGTCGTCAGTGCGGTCCGGGTATGTGGGACAGTAGTCACGATCCGGTTATCGAGTGCATTGGTCACGAAGACTCGCCATGCCCGTACGTCGAAAATTACCAATCGTCTAAGTACTAA